The proteins below come from a single Mustela nigripes isolate SB6536 chromosome 14, MUSNIG.SB6536, whole genome shotgun sequence genomic window:
- the GMEB1 gene encoding glucocorticoid modulatory element-binding protein 1 isoform X1, which yields MANAEVSVPVGDVVVVPTEGNEGENPEDTKTQVILQLQPVQQGLFIDGHFYNRIYEPGSENNTAVVAVETHTIHKIEEGIDASTIEANEDMEIAYPITCGESKAILLWKKFVCPGINVKCVKFNDQLISPKHFVHLAGKSTLKDWKRAIRLGGIMLRKMMDSGQIDFYQHDKVCSNTCRSTKFDLLISSARAPVPGQQTSVVQTPTSADGSITQIAISEESMEEAGLEWNSALTAAVTMATEEGVKKDSEEISEDTLMFWKGIADVGLMEEVVCNIQKEIEELLRGVQQRLIQAPFQVTDAAVLNNVAHTFGLMDTVKKVLDNRRNQVEQGEEQFLYTLTELERQLEEQKKQAQDHRLKSQTVQNVVLMPVSTPKPPKRPRLQRPASTTVLSPSPPVQQPQFTVISPITITPVGQSFSMGNIPVATLSQGSSPVTVHTLPSGPQLFRYATVVSSAKSSSPDTVTIHPSSSLALLSSTAMQDGSTLGNMTTMVSPVELVAMESGLTSAIQAVESTSEDGQTIIEIDPAPDPEAEDTEGKAVILETELRTEEKVVAEMEDHQHQVHNVEIVVLED from the exons TTTGTTTATCGATGGACACTTTTACAACAGGATTTATGAACCTGGGTCCGAGAACAACACAGCAGTTGTGGCAGTAGAAACTCACACGATTCACAAAATTGAAGAAGGGATTG atgcAAGCACTATAGAAGCAAATGAGGATATGGAAATTGCTTACCCCATAACTTGTGGGGAGAGCAAAGCCATTCTCCTCTGGAAGAAGTTTGTATGTCCAGGAATAAATGTGAAGTGTGTCAAG ttCAATGATCAGTTGATCAGCCCCAAGCATTTTGTACATCTGGCTGGCAAGTCCACCCTAAAAGACTGGAAGAGAGCCATTCGTCTGGGTGGAATCATGCTCAG GAAAATGATGGACTCCGGACAGATTGATTTTTACCAACATGACAAAGTTTGCTCCAATACCTGCAGAAGCACCAAGTTTGATCTTCTGATCAGCAGTGCAAGAGCTCCAGTGCCCGGACAGCAGACAAGTGTGGTGCAGACACCCACTTCGGCTGATG GTAGCATCACACAGATTGCCATCTCAGAAGAGAGCATGGAAGAGGCAGGGCTGGAATGGAATTCCGCTCTCACTGCTGCTGTCACCATGGCTACAGAGGAGGGTGTGAAGAAGGACTCAGAGGAAATTTCAG AGGACACTTTGATGTTCTGGAAAGGAATAGCTGATGTAGGGCTGATGGAAGAGGTTGTCTGCAATATACAGAAGGAAATAGAGGAGCTACTCAGGGGAGTTCAGCAGCGACTCATTCAAGCTCCCTTCCAGGTAACAG atGCTGCTGTTCTCAACAATGTAGCACATACATTTGGCCTAATGGACACAGTGAAGAAGGTATTGGACAACAGAAGGAACCAAGTagagcagggagaagagcagtTTCTCTATACTCTGACAG aGTTGGAACGCCAGCTGGAAGAGCAGAAGAAGCAAGCTCAGGATCACAGGCTGAAATCCCAGACGGTTCAAAATGTGGTACTGATGCCTGTGAGCACTCCTAAGCCTCCAAAAAGGCCCCGGCTCCAGCGGCCAGCTTCCACCACAGTCCTGAGCCCTTCTCCTCCGGTCCAGCAGCCTCAGTTCACAGTCATCTCCCCAATCACCATCACCCCAGTGGGCCAGTCATTTTCCATGGGCAATATTCCAGTGGCCACCCTCAGCCAGGGCTCCAGTCCTGTGACTGTTCACACACTGCCTTCTGGCCCTCAGCTCTTCCGCTATGCCACAGTGGTCTCCTCTGCCAAGAGCAGCTCCCCAGACACAGTGACCATCCACCCCTCGTCTAGCTTGGCACTGCTAAGCTCCACCGCCATGCAGGATGGGAGTACCCTGGGCAACATGACCACCATGGTGAGCCCCGTGGAGCTGGTGGCCATGGAATCCGGCCTCACCTCAGCAATCCAGGCTGTTGAAAGCACCTCGGAGGATGGGCAGACCATCATTGAGATTGACCCAGCCCCAGATCCAGAGGCTGAAGATACTGAGGGCAAAGCAGTCATTttggagacagagctgaggactGAGGAGAAAGTTGTGGCTGAGATGGAAGACCACCAGCATCAAGTCCACAATGTGGAGATTGTGGTCTTAGAGGATTAA
- the GMEB1 gene encoding glucocorticoid modulatory element-binding protein 1 isoform X2 has product MANAEVSVPVGDVVVVPTEGNEGENPEDTKTQVILQLQPVQQGIYEPGSENNTAVVAVETHTIHKIEEGIDASTIEANEDMEIAYPITCGESKAILLWKKFVCPGINVKCVKFNDQLISPKHFVHLAGKSTLKDWKRAIRLGGIMLRKMMDSGQIDFYQHDKVCSNTCRSTKFDLLISSARAPVPGQQTSVVQTPTSADGSITQIAISEESMEEAGLEWNSALTAAVTMATEEGVKKDSEEISEDTLMFWKGIADVGLMEEVVCNIQKEIEELLRGVQQRLIQAPFQVTDAAVLNNVAHTFGLMDTVKKVLDNRRNQVEQGEEQFLYTLTELERQLEEQKKQAQDHRLKSQTVQNVVLMPVSTPKPPKRPRLQRPASTTVLSPSPPVQQPQFTVISPITITPVGQSFSMGNIPVATLSQGSSPVTVHTLPSGPQLFRYATVVSSAKSSSPDTVTIHPSSSLALLSSTAMQDGSTLGNMTTMVSPVELVAMESGLTSAIQAVESTSEDGQTIIEIDPAPDPEAEDTEGKAVILETELRTEEKVVAEMEDHQHQVHNVEIVVLED; this is encoded by the exons GATTTATGAACCTGGGTCCGAGAACAACACAGCAGTTGTGGCAGTAGAAACTCACACGATTCACAAAATTGAAGAAGGGATTG atgcAAGCACTATAGAAGCAAATGAGGATATGGAAATTGCTTACCCCATAACTTGTGGGGAGAGCAAAGCCATTCTCCTCTGGAAGAAGTTTGTATGTCCAGGAATAAATGTGAAGTGTGTCAAG ttCAATGATCAGTTGATCAGCCCCAAGCATTTTGTACATCTGGCTGGCAAGTCCACCCTAAAAGACTGGAAGAGAGCCATTCGTCTGGGTGGAATCATGCTCAG GAAAATGATGGACTCCGGACAGATTGATTTTTACCAACATGACAAAGTTTGCTCCAATACCTGCAGAAGCACCAAGTTTGATCTTCTGATCAGCAGTGCAAGAGCTCCAGTGCCCGGACAGCAGACAAGTGTGGTGCAGACACCCACTTCGGCTGATG GTAGCATCACACAGATTGCCATCTCAGAAGAGAGCATGGAAGAGGCAGGGCTGGAATGGAATTCCGCTCTCACTGCTGCTGTCACCATGGCTACAGAGGAGGGTGTGAAGAAGGACTCAGAGGAAATTTCAG AGGACACTTTGATGTTCTGGAAAGGAATAGCTGATGTAGGGCTGATGGAAGAGGTTGTCTGCAATATACAGAAGGAAATAGAGGAGCTACTCAGGGGAGTTCAGCAGCGACTCATTCAAGCTCCCTTCCAGGTAACAG atGCTGCTGTTCTCAACAATGTAGCACATACATTTGGCCTAATGGACACAGTGAAGAAGGTATTGGACAACAGAAGGAACCAAGTagagcagggagaagagcagtTTCTCTATACTCTGACAG aGTTGGAACGCCAGCTGGAAGAGCAGAAGAAGCAAGCTCAGGATCACAGGCTGAAATCCCAGACGGTTCAAAATGTGGTACTGATGCCTGTGAGCACTCCTAAGCCTCCAAAAAGGCCCCGGCTCCAGCGGCCAGCTTCCACCACAGTCCTGAGCCCTTCTCCTCCGGTCCAGCAGCCTCAGTTCACAGTCATCTCCCCAATCACCATCACCCCAGTGGGCCAGTCATTTTCCATGGGCAATATTCCAGTGGCCACCCTCAGCCAGGGCTCCAGTCCTGTGACTGTTCACACACTGCCTTCTGGCCCTCAGCTCTTCCGCTATGCCACAGTGGTCTCCTCTGCCAAGAGCAGCTCCCCAGACACAGTGACCATCCACCCCTCGTCTAGCTTGGCACTGCTAAGCTCCACCGCCATGCAGGATGGGAGTACCCTGGGCAACATGACCACCATGGTGAGCCCCGTGGAGCTGGTGGCCATGGAATCCGGCCTCACCTCAGCAATCCAGGCTGTTGAAAGCACCTCGGAGGATGGGCAGACCATCATTGAGATTGACCCAGCCCCAGATCCAGAGGCTGAAGATACTGAGGGCAAAGCAGTCATTttggagacagagctgaggactGAGGAGAAAGTTGTGGCTGAGATGGAAGACCACCAGCATCAAGTCCACAATGTGGAGATTGTGGTCTTAGAGGATTAA